A region from the Wansuia hejianensis genome encodes:
- a CDS encoding NADP-dependent isocitrate dehydrogenase: MQKITMTTPLVEMDGDEMTRILWQIIKDELLAPFVELNTEYYDLGLKKRDETGDQITVDAANATKKYGVAVKCATITPNAARVTEYDLHQMWKSPNGTIRALLDGTVFRAPIVVKGIEPCVKNWKKPITIARHAYGDVYRNVEMEIPAPGDVKLVYVPEGGSGEQELLVHHFEGSGIVQGQHNLDNSIESFAKSCFEYALDTKQDLWFATKDTISKKYDHRFKDLFADLYEQNYKEKFEEAGITYFYTLIDDAVARIMKAEGGFIWACKNYDGDVMSDMISSAFGSLAMMTSVLVSPHGYYEYEAAHGTVQRHYYKHLNGEETSTNSVATIFAWTGALRKRGELDKNQELQNFADKLEEATISTIESGKMTKDLALITTLENPTVLNSRDFIVAIREKLESLLG, encoded by the coding sequence ATGCAGAAAATTACAATGACAACACCCCTGGTAGAGATGGACGGAGATGAGATGACCCGGATTCTGTGGCAGATCATCAAGGACGAGCTGTTGGCGCCGTTTGTGGAGCTGAACACGGAATACTATGACCTGGGACTGAAGAAGAGAGACGAGACCGGAGACCAGATCACGGTAGATGCTGCCAACGCTACCAAAAAATACGGTGTTGCCGTGAAGTGCGCGACAATCACCCCTAACGCCGCCCGTGTGACAGAATATGATCTTCACCAGATGTGGAAGAGTCCTAACGGGACTATCAGAGCTCTCCTGGACGGTACGGTATTCCGTGCACCTATCGTGGTGAAGGGAATTGAGCCCTGCGTGAAGAACTGGAAGAAACCGATTACGATCGCCCGTCATGCTTACGGCGACGTGTACCGGAATGTGGAAATGGAGATCCCGGCTCCCGGCGATGTGAAGCTGGTGTATGTGCCGGAGGGCGGTTCCGGGGAGCAGGAGCTTCTCGTACATCATTTCGAGGGAAGCGGCATCGTACAGGGCCAGCATAATCTGGACAATTCCATTGAAAGCTTTGCCAAGAGCTGTTTTGAATACGCGCTGGATACAAAGCAGGATCTGTGGTTTGCGACAAAGGATACTATTTCCAAAAAATACGACCATCGCTTCAAGGACCTCTTTGCAGATCTGTATGAGCAGAATTACAAAGAAAAATTTGAGGAGGCGGGAATCACCTACTTCTATACGCTGATCGATGACGCTGTCGCGAGAATCATGAAGGCAGAGGGAGGTTTTATCTGGGCCTGCAAGAATTATGACGGGGATGTGATGAGCGATATGATCTCTTCCGCTTTCGGTTCTCTGGCAATGATGACCTCTGTCCTGGTGTCTCCGCACGGATACTATGAATATGAGGCGGCTCACGGCACCGTTCAGCGTCATTACTACAAGCATCTGAACGGCGAAGAGACATCCACTAATTCCGTGGCAACTATATTTGCCTGGACAGGCGCTCTCCGTAAGAGGGGTGAGCTGGACAAGAACCAGGAACTGCAGAATTTCGCGGATAAGCTGGAGGAAGCTACAATTTCCACCATTGAATCCGGAAAGATGACAAAAGACCTGGCACTGATTACCACCCTGGAGAATCCGACAGTCCTGAACAGCCGTGACTTCATTGTAGCAATCCGTGAGAAGCTGGAGTCGCTTCTCGGATAG
- a CDS encoding MarR family winged helix-turn-helix transcriptional regulator codes for MENMFFMLLYRSFHSQRNYLRSCLGDSGLGAGQPKLLVYLSGRGSCSQRELAEYFEIDPAAVSRMLYSMEKSGFVSRETNQKSRRSDLIALTEKGCQFAGIWKENYRVMEDIMLDGFTAEEKKKFASYLSRAYRNLRAEKEGEPCGI; via the coding sequence ATGGAAAATATGTTCTTTATGCTGTTATATCGTTCCTTTCATTCACAGAGGAACTATCTCCGTTCCTGCCTGGGGGATTCCGGACTGGGAGCAGGCCAGCCGAAACTGCTGGTATACCTGTCGGGACGGGGATCCTGCAGCCAGCGGGAACTGGCTGAATATTTTGAGATAGATCCTGCCGCAGTCTCCCGGATGCTATATTCAATGGAAAAGAGCGGCTTTGTGTCCAGAGAGACGAATCAGAAGAGCAGGCGCAGCGATCTGATCGCGCTGACGGAGAAAGGCTGTCAGTTTGCCGGAATCTGGAAAGAGAATTACCGCGTCATGGAGGATATCATGCTGGATGGCTTTACGGCGGAAGAGAAGAAAAAATTTGCCAGTTATCTTTCGCGGGCCTACAGAAACCTCCGCGCCGAGAAGGAGGGAGAGCCATGCGGGATATAA
- a CDS encoding ABC transporter ATP-binding protein — MRDIRRLLMYLGPYRKDMVTGAFLVLAETCLELFIPVLIADLIDVGVAGHDISYILSKGLQMGVCAVLALITGLLYARFAARAAYGWGANVREAQYKRVQNYSFANLDHFDSSSLVTRMTTDVTVLQNAINGGFRPLVRGPVMLVMGVALSFWMNPRLALVFVVCTPVLGIILFFIIRKVAPMYGWLQKTVDRLNHVVQEGLTAIRAVKAFVRGQYEEEKFQAVNRELMETSQTTFHYAVLNLPVFQVVMYTAVVLILWFGGNMILDSSLQVGDLTGFLSYVMQVINSLMLIANVFLLLTRSLASACRISEVLDEKLVLDSPPDAVKNVTDGSVDFENVSFKYRADARKNALSGVTLHIRAGETVGILGGTGSAKTTLVQLIPRLYDVTEGTVKVGGRDVREYDLEALRDAVGMILQKNVLFSGTVRENLKWGNPVASDDTLWEACRTACADEFLERLPRGLDTDLGQGANNISGGQKQRLCIARTLLRQPKVLIFDDSTSAVDTATEGKIRSALAELKDVTKIIIAQRITSVMNTDQIVILEDGKVHAVGTHRELLAGDPIYQEIYRSQMKGGDDHGSTAAQC, encoded by the coding sequence ATGCGGGATATAAGAAGACTGCTGATGTATCTGGGCCCTTACCGGAAAGACATGGTGACCGGAGCCTTTCTGGTTCTGGCAGAAACCTGCCTGGAACTGTTCATTCCGGTCCTGATCGCCGACCTGATTGATGTGGGCGTGGCTGGCCATGATATTTCTTACATTCTGTCTAAGGGACTGCAAATGGGAGTATGCGCGGTCCTGGCACTGATTACAGGGCTTCTGTACGCACGTTTTGCAGCCAGGGCGGCATACGGATGGGGCGCGAATGTACGTGAAGCGCAGTATAAACGGGTGCAGAATTACTCCTTCGCGAATCTGGATCATTTCGACAGTTCATCTCTGGTAACCCGTATGACAACCGATGTGACGGTTTTGCAGAACGCAATAAACGGAGGCTTCCGCCCGTTAGTCCGCGGGCCTGTCATGCTGGTCATGGGAGTGGCACTGTCCTTCTGGATGAATCCCCGCCTGGCTTTAGTCTTCGTGGTCTGTACGCCAGTTCTGGGAATCATCTTGTTCTTTATTATCCGGAAGGTGGCGCCCATGTACGGATGGCTTCAGAAGACGGTGGACCGGCTGAACCATGTGGTACAGGAGGGGCTGACAGCTATCCGTGCTGTGAAAGCTTTTGTGAGAGGGCAGTATGAGGAAGAAAAGTTTCAGGCTGTCAACAGGGAGCTGATGGAAACCAGCCAGACTACCTTTCATTATGCGGTTCTGAATCTGCCGGTTTTCCAGGTTGTCATGTATACGGCAGTAGTTCTGATCCTGTGGTTCGGCGGGAACATGATCCTGGACTCTTCTCTGCAGGTAGGGGATCTGACGGGATTTCTCAGCTATGTGATGCAGGTAATTAATTCATTGATGCTGATCGCCAACGTGTTCCTGCTGCTGACCCGTTCCCTGGCCAGTGCCTGCCGGATCAGTGAGGTGCTGGATGAAAAACTGGTCCTGGATTCTCCGCCGGACGCAGTAAAAAATGTAACAGACGGAAGCGTTGATTTTGAGAATGTGTCCTTCAAATACCGCGCAGATGCCCGGAAAAATGCTCTGTCCGGCGTAACTCTCCATATCCGGGCGGGAGAGACTGTGGGAATTCTGGGTGGAACGGGCTCTGCCAAAACCACGCTGGTGCAGCTCATCCCCAGGCTGTATGACGTCACCGAGGGCACGGTAAAAGTCGGCGGCCGGGATGTGCGGGAGTATGATCTTGAAGCGTTACGGGATGCCGTGGGCATGATCCTGCAAAAAAACGTCCTTTTTTCCGGAACAGTGCGTGAGAATCTGAAATGGGGCAATCCTGTAGCCAGTGACGATACTCTCTGGGAGGCCTGTAGGACCGCCTGCGCCGATGAATTTCTGGAGCGGCTGCCCAGAGGGCTGGATACAGATCTGGGCCAGGGCGCCAACAATATTTCCGGCGGCCAGAAGCAGCGGCTGTGCATCGCCAGGACACTGCTCCGGCAGCCGAAGGTGCTGATATTTGACGATTCCACCAGCGCGGTGGATACAGCTACCGAAGGCAAGATCCGCAGCGCTCTGGCGGAGCTTAAAGATGTCACGAAAATCATCATCGCCCAGAGGATCACGTCTGTCATGAATACAGACCAGATCGTCATCCTGGAGGACGGAAAGGTGCATGCGGTGGGTACCCACCGGGAGCTGCTGGCGGGCGATCCCATTTACCAGGAAATATACAGGTCACAGATGAAAGGAGGGGATGATCATGGCAGCACGGCAGCTCAGTGCTAA
- a CDS encoding ABC transporter ATP-binding protein, protein MAARQLSAKKPKDLRYTLRMLLSYMGRHKFLLLAVAILVAVSALANLLGTYMIRPIVNNLVVGNVRSLVTGVAATAAIYGTGALSAYGYTQIMVKAAQRVLFDIRRDLFSHLQGLPLKFFDTRRHGDVMSYFTNDVDTISDALNNSFAMVIQSFIQMVGTLLILFILNWRLSLIVVICYAAMFLYIKFSGQRSKKYYTRQQESLGDLDGYIEEMVNGQKVVKVFNHEAASLETFRAKNEALRKAGTGAQSYAATMIPAVVSISYINYAIVAVLGGIMALRGLTDVGSLASYLVFVRQSALPINQFTQQSNFLLAALAGAERVFEVMNLEPESDNGQVDLINVEEKNGELSPCSRKTGRWAWRRADGKLVPLRGDVRFQNVEFGYEPGHPILKDISLYAKPGQKIAFVGSTGAGKTTITNLINRFYDVQGGSITYDGINVNEMRKDALRHSLGIVLQDTHLFTGTIADNIRFGKLDATDDEIRQAARIANADSFICRLPQGYDTLVKADGANLSQGQRQLLAIARAAVADPPVLILDEATSSIDTRTEALIEKGMDRLMEGRTVFVIAHRLSTVRNADAIMVLENGQIVERGSHEELLAAKGRYYQLYNGLFELS, encoded by the coding sequence ATGGCAGCACGGCAGCTCAGTGCTAAAAAGCCCAAGGACCTGCGCTATACTCTGCGCATGCTGTTATCCTATATGGGGCGGCATAAATTCCTGCTTTTGGCAGTGGCCATACTGGTCGCGGTCAGCGCTCTTGCGAACTTGCTGGGCACGTATATGATACGCCCGATCGTCAATAATCTGGTGGTCGGAAACGTCCGTTCCCTGGTAACAGGCGTGGCGGCCACGGCTGCGATTTATGGGACTGGAGCTTTATCCGCTTATGGCTATACGCAGATTATGGTAAAGGCTGCCCAGCGGGTGCTGTTCGACATACGGAGAGACCTGTTCTCACACCTTCAGGGCCTGCCGCTCAAGTTCTTTGACACCCGGCGTCACGGGGATGTGATGAGCTATTTTACCAATGATGTGGATACGATCTCCGATGCCCTGAATAACAGCTTTGCCATGGTGATTCAGAGCTTTATACAGATGGTGGGCACGCTCCTCATTCTGTTCATCCTCAACTGGAGGCTGTCGCTGATTGTGGTGATATGCTATGCGGCCATGTTTTTATACATCAAATTCAGCGGCCAGAGAAGTAAGAAGTATTATACCCGCCAGCAGGAGAGCCTGGGAGATCTGGACGGCTATATCGAAGAGATGGTGAACGGGCAGAAAGTCGTTAAGGTTTTCAATCATGAGGCAGCCAGCCTGGAGACTTTCAGGGCTAAAAATGAAGCTCTCAGAAAGGCTGGGACGGGCGCGCAGAGCTATGCCGCTACGATGATTCCTGCCGTGGTGAGTATTTCCTATATCAACTATGCCATTGTCGCCGTCCTGGGAGGGATCATGGCCCTCCGGGGCCTCACAGACGTGGGCAGCCTGGCCAGTTATCTGGTGTTTGTCCGGCAGTCGGCCCTCCCGATCAACCAGTTTACACAGCAGAGTAATTTCCTGCTGGCAGCTCTGGCAGGCGCGGAGCGGGTGTTCGAGGTGATGAATCTGGAGCCGGAAAGCGACAACGGACAGGTAGACCTCATCAATGTGGAAGAAAAAAATGGTGAATTGTCGCCTTGCAGCCGGAAAACCGGGCGCTGGGCCTGGCGCAGGGCAGATGGGAAACTGGTTCCTCTCAGGGGAGACGTCAGGTTCCAGAACGTAGAATTCGGCTATGAGCCCGGGCATCCCATTTTAAAAGACATCAGCCTGTACGCGAAGCCCGGACAAAAAATTGCATTTGTAGGGTCCACAGGAGCCGGGAAAACCACGATTACCAATCTCATCAACCGTTTTTACGATGTACAGGGGGGTAGCATCACCTACGATGGGATCAACGTCAACGAAATGCGCAAGGATGCCCTGCGTCATTCTCTGGGGATTGTGCTTCAGGATACCCATCTGTTTACCGGAACAATAGCGGATAACATCCGATTCGGAAAGCTGGATGCCACAGACGATGAGATCCGTCAGGCAGCCCGGATTGCCAACGCGGATTCTTTTATCTGCCGGCTGCCCCAGGGCTATGATACGCTCGTGAAAGCGGACGGCGCCAACTTGTCCCAGGGACAGAGGCAGCTTTTGGCCATAGCCAGGGCGGCTGTGGCAGATCCTCCCGTCCTGATTCTCGATGAGGCGACTTCTTCCATAGATACCCGTACGGAGGCTCTGATTGAAAAGGGGATGGACCGGCTGATGGAGGGACGTACAGTCTTTGTCATCGCCCACCGTCTGAGTACGGTCCGTAACGCTGATGCGATCATGGTTCTGGAGAACGGACAGATTGTGGAACGCGGCAGCCATGAAGAGCTTCTGGCCGCCAAAGGACGTTATTACCAGCTGTATAACGGCCTGTTTGAACTGAGCTGA
- a CDS encoding ABC-F family ATP-binding cassette domain-containing protein: protein MVLACQNINKAFAATEILRDVSFHIEEHEKAALIGVNGAGKTTLLKIIMGEIQPDSGQVILAKGKTIGYLAQHQDISGDRTIYEVVLEAKQDILDMERKMRVLEIQMKNADPGELDGLMASYTRLTHTFELANGYACQSEVTGVLKGLGFPEEDFHRELDTLSGGQKTRVALGRLLLTKPDVLLLDEPTNHLDMESISWLETYLMNYPGAVLIVSHDRYFLDRIVTKVIEIENGKSLMFPGNYTVYSEKKAVIRRAEYNAYLNQQQEIRRQEEVITKLRSFNREKSIRRAESREKLLDKIEVLDKPAIPQADMRIHLTPRIISGNDVLTVRGLSKAYSGVSLFENQDFEIHRGERVAIIGSNGTGKTTILKIINGLVEADHGSIALGSKVHIGYYDQEHQVLHMDKTIFEEISDTYPSMTQTQIRNVLAAFLFTGDEVFQPIRTLSGGERGRVSLAKLMLSEANFLILDEPTNHLDIVSKEILEEALRKYAGTVLYVSHDRYFINQTATRILELTGQTLINYIGNYDYYQEKKEELTRAYVSSAVSGPEAEEQSASSAQMDWKTRKEEQARLRKRENDLKKLETLISELETRDKEIDEEFNLPETGTDLPRCQELSHEKAEIAGQLEQLYDQWAELAE, encoded by the coding sequence ATGGTACTGGCCTGTCAAAATATCAATAAGGCATTTGCAGCCACGGAAATTCTCCGTGATGTATCTTTTCATATAGAGGAACACGAAAAAGCCGCCCTCATTGGCGTCAACGGAGCAGGAAAGACCACTCTGCTGAAAATAATCATGGGAGAAATACAGCCCGATTCCGGCCAGGTGATCCTGGCTAAGGGGAAAACCATCGGATATCTGGCGCAGCATCAGGACATCAGCGGCGACCGGACCATCTACGAAGTGGTACTGGAGGCAAAGCAGGACATTCTGGATATGGAACGCAAGATGCGCGTTCTGGAGATACAGATGAAAAATGCGGACCCCGGAGAGCTGGATGGACTGATGGCTTCCTACACCCGGCTGACCCACACCTTTGAACTGGCCAATGGATACGCCTGCCAGAGCGAAGTGACAGGCGTACTCAAGGGGCTTGGTTTCCCAGAAGAGGATTTCCACCGGGAGCTGGACACCCTCTCCGGAGGGCAGAAAACCAGAGTGGCTCTCGGCCGCCTGCTCCTGACCAAACCAGATGTGCTTCTGCTGGATGAGCCTACCAATCACCTGGATATGGAATCCATCTCCTGGCTGGAAACGTATCTGATGAATTATCCCGGCGCGGTCCTGATTGTCTCTCATGACCGCTATTTTCTGGACCGCATCGTCACGAAGGTCATTGAAATAGAAAACGGAAAATCCTTAATGTTTCCCGGAAATTATACAGTCTACAGTGAGAAAAAGGCGGTGATCCGCCGGGCGGAATACAACGCCTATCTGAACCAGCAGCAGGAAATACGCCGCCAGGAAGAGGTAATTACAAAGCTGCGCTCCTTCAACAGGGAAAAATCGATCCGAAGGGCAGAGAGCAGGGAAAAGCTGCTGGATAAGATTGAAGTTCTGGATAAGCCCGCCATTCCCCAGGCGGACATGCGCATTCACCTGACGCCAAGGATCATCAGCGGCAATGACGTGCTGACAGTCAGAGGGCTGTCAAAAGCCTACTCCGGCGTATCCCTGTTTGAAAACCAGGATTTTGAGATACACAGGGGTGAACGTGTCGCCATCATCGGCAGCAACGGGACAGGAAAGACTACCATACTGAAAATTATTAACGGCCTTGTGGAGGCAGACCATGGGAGCATTGCGCTGGGTTCAAAAGTACATATCGGATACTATGACCAGGAGCATCAGGTACTGCATATGGATAAGACGATATTTGAGGAGATCTCTGATACCTATCCTTCGATGACCCAGACGCAGATACGGAATGTGCTGGCCGCATTTCTCTTTACCGGTGACGAAGTATTCCAGCCGATCCGCACACTGAGCGGCGGAGAACGGGGCCGGGTTTCCCTGGCCAAGCTCATGCTTTCAGAGGCTAATTTTCTCATACTGGATGAGCCCACCAACCATCTGGATATCGTATCCAAGGAAATCCTGGAGGAAGCTCTGAGAAAATATGCGGGAACGGTCCTGTATGTCAGCCATGACCGTTATTTCATCAACCAGACCGCTACCCGCATCCTGGAACTGACCGGCCAGACCCTGATTAACTATATCGGAAATTACGATTACTATCAGGAAAAGAAGGAAGAACTGACCCGCGCCTACGTCTCTTCCGCCGTCTCCGGACCGGAGGCTGAAGAACAGTCCGCATCTTCCGCCCAGATGGACTGGAAAACGCGCAAAGAGGAGCAGGCGCGGCTCCGCAAGAGAGAAAACGACCTGAAGAAGCTGGAAACCCTTATCTCGGAGCTGGAAACCCGGGATAAGGAAATTGACGAGGAATTTAATCTGCCGGAAACCGGAACCGATCTCCCTCGCTGCCAGGAGCTTTCCCATGAAAAAGCGGAAATTGCCGGGCAGCTGGAACAGCTCTATGACCAATGGGCTGAACTGGCAGAGTAA
- a CDS encoding redox-sensing transcriptional repressor Rex, which produces MSEKGISKAVIKRLPRYYRYLGELLEAGVERISSGELSERMKVTASQIRQDLNNFGGFGQQGYGYNVRYLHDEIGKILGLNRIHNMVIIGAGNLGQALANYASFERSGFRTVGLFDVNPVLQGVTVRGIPIRMVDELPEFIKENKVEIATLTLPKSRAKEMAQLLVEYGIRAIWNFAHTDLNLVLPRDVIVENVHLSESLMRLSYNLTSYEEKHKTNK; this is translated from the coding sequence GTGAGCGAAAAGGGTATTTCAAAAGCCGTTATCAAGCGGCTTCCGAGGTATTACAGATACCTTGGGGAGTTATTGGAAGCCGGTGTGGAGAGAATCTCGTCCGGAGAACTCAGTGAACGGATGAAAGTTACTGCGTCACAGATCCGTCAGGATCTGAATAATTTCGGCGGATTCGGACAACAGGGCTACGGATATAATGTACGGTACCTTCATGATGAAATCGGCAAGATCCTTGGCCTGAACAGAATACACAACATGGTGATTATCGGAGCGGGAAATCTCGGACAGGCGCTGGCGAATTACGCCTCCTTCGAGCGGAGCGGCTTCAGGACGGTTGGGCTGTTCGATGTGAATCCGGTCCTGCAGGGTGTGACAGTCAGAGGAATTCCCATCCGCATGGTGGACGAGCTCCCGGAATTTATCAAAGAAAATAAAGTAGAGATCGCTACGTTGACCCTTCCGAAGTCCAGAGCCAAAGAGATGGCCCAGCTTCTGGTAGAATACGGGATACGGGCGATCTGGAATTTCGCCCATACGGATTTGAATCTGGTCCTGCCCCGCGACGTCATCGTGGAGAACGTACATCTGTCCGAGAGCCTGATGCGGCTTTCCTATAATCTGACCAGCTATGAAGAAAAGCATAAGACGAATAAATAA
- a CDS encoding glycogen debranching protein, whose amino-acid sequence MSYRAEGCENISQAPGATGEVGGFRIRPGLFRENGAVIVPGGVSFTISSCGADSCELCLFHRAACEPFAVLPFPEDCRIGHTYSMIVFGLDIREFEYAYRMDGPHDPARGLLFDRTEFLLDPYARAVTGQSVWGCRKEQGKAYHARVVQDSFDWSGFCDSKIPFQDMVIYETHVRGYTKHPSSGVKHGGTFAGLMEKLPYLLELGVNAVELMPIFEFDETADERIVDGRQLLNYWGYNTVCFFAPNTSYTAAVEYNREGTELKQLIREFNAHGIEVILDVVLNHTAEGDERGPFFSFKGIDNQIYYMLTPDGRYYNFSGVGNTLNCNHPVVRQFILDCLRHWVIEYRVDGFRFDLASILGRDENGSPLSKPPLLESLAFDPILGQVKLIAEAWDAGGLYQVGSFPSWNRWAEWNGKYRDDVRRFLKGDENTAAAAIERICGSQDLYPPDRRQNASVNFLTCHDGFTLYDLYAYNEKHNEANGWENTDGAWDNHSWNCGAEGETEAPEILALRERLRKNAFTVLLCSHGAAMFLSGDEFCNTQYGNNNAYCQDNEISWLDWSRLEQYRTFQQFVARLIAFRKEHPVLRGKTAPARCGWPDLSLHNGTAWNRETDPFTRQIGVLFAGRQKGGQKDDLVLLAVNAHWEPHRQELPEAPNGCGWRLKLHTFCEDSFQPDTPFDGKSMMIGPRSAAVFVAE is encoded by the coding sequence ATGAGTTATCGTGCAGAAGGCTGTGAAAATATCTCCCAGGCTCCGGGAGCTACAGGGGAGGTCGGGGGCTTCCGCATCCGGCCGGGCCTGTTCCGGGAGAATGGGGCGGTGATTGTGCCGGGAGGCGTCAGCTTTACCATATCTTCCTGCGGAGCGGACTCCTGTGAATTATGCCTGTTTCACAGGGCGGCCTGTGAGCCATTCGCAGTGCTGCCCTTTCCGGAGGACTGCAGAATCGGACACACCTATTCCATGATTGTGTTTGGCCTGGATATCCGGGAGTTTGAATATGCTTACCGGATGGATGGGCCGCATGATCCGGCCAGGGGGCTGCTCTTCGACCGGACGGAGTTCCTTCTGGATCCCTATGCCCGGGCGGTTACCGGCCAGAGCGTCTGGGGCTGCCGGAAGGAACAGGGAAAAGCCTATCATGCCCGTGTTGTGCAGGATTCCTTTGATTGGAGCGGTTTTTGTGATTCAAAAATCCCTTTTCAGGATATGGTCATCTATGAGACACATGTGAGAGGTTATACAAAGCACCCATCCTCCGGCGTGAAGCATGGAGGGACTTTTGCCGGGCTCATGGAGAAACTGCCTTATCTTCTGGAGCTGGGAGTTAATGCCGTAGAGCTGATGCCCATTTTTGAATTTGACGAGACGGCTGACGAACGCATTGTGGATGGGAGACAGCTGCTGAATTACTGGGGTTACAATACAGTCTGCTTTTTCGCGCCTAATACCAGCTATACGGCCGCTGTTGAATATAACCGGGAAGGGACGGAGCTGAAACAGCTGATACGGGAATTTAACGCGCACGGCATTGAGGTAATCCTGGATGTCGTCCTGAACCATACGGCGGAGGGCGATGAACGGGGCCCATTCTTCTCTTTCAAGGGAATTGATAATCAAATTTACTACATGCTCACGCCGGATGGCAGGTATTATAACTTTTCCGGCGTCGGGAACACTCTGAACTGCAACCATCCGGTGGTCCGCCAGTTTATACTGGACTGTCTCCGGCACTGGGTGATTGAATACAGAGTCGATGGCTTCCGGTTTGATCTGGCTTCGATTCTGGGAAGAGACGAGAACGGCAGCCCGCTGTCAAAGCCTCCGCTGTTGGAAAGTCTGGCATTTGACCCTATCCTGGGCCAGGTAAAACTGATTGCTGAGGCCTGGGACGCGGGCGGCCTGTACCAGGTGGGGTCGTTCCCGTCCTGGAACCGGTGGGCGGAATGGAACGGGAAATACCGGGATGATGTACGGCGCTTTCTCAAAGGGGATGAAAACACCGCAGCTGCGGCCATTGAGCGCATCTGCGGTTCGCAGGATCTGTATCCGCCGGACAGGCGGCAGAACGCTTCTGTGAATTTTCTTACCTGTCACGACGGGTTTACATTATATGACCTGTACGCCTATAATGAAAAACACAATGAGGCGAACGGATGGGAGAATACTGACGGGGCCTGGGACAATCACAGCTGGAACTGCGGCGCTGAGGGCGAGACGGAAGCTCCGGAGATTCTCGCCCTCCGGGAACGTCTGAGGAAAAACGCATTTACCGTTCTTCTGTGCAGCCACGGGGCAGCTATGTTCCTGTCCGGCGACGAATTCTGCAACACACAGTACGGCAATAATAACGCATACTGCCAGGACAATGAAATTTCCTGGTTGGACTGGTCGCGTCTGGAGCAATACCGGACATTTCAGCAATTCGTGGCGCGGCTGATTGCTTTCAGAAAGGAGCATCCTGTGCTGCGCGGCAAGACTGCGCCTGCCCGGTGCGGCTGGCCGGATCTGTCGCTGCACAACGGAACTGCGTGGAACAGGGAGACGGACCCGTTTACCCGGCAGATCGGCGTGCTGTTTGCCGGGAGACAGAAAGGTGGGCAGAAGGATGATCTGGTGCTGCTGGCCGTCAATGCTCACTGGGAGCCTCACAGGCAGGAGCTTCCGGAGGCTCCAAATGGCTGCGGCTGGCGGCTGAAGCTTCATACCTTCTGTGAAGACTCTTTTCAGCCGGATACGCCCTTTGACGGTAAAAGCATGATGATAGGGCCGCGGTCTGCCGCAGTATTCGTGGCAGAATAG